A single Criblamydia sequanensis CRIB-18 DNA region contains:
- a CDS encoding 3-hydroxyacyl-CoA dehydrogenase family protein, whose product MSIKLPNSACVIGASGKMGSGIAFLLLKYLNEKAVKEKVPTSLILVDKDEALFPKTKEYLRSQIKKEAERQIVYLRTLYAEEESLISNEEIIQHHVQAALDRVRFALNYDEAKNVTLFFEAIFEDFELKCELFKQLNKIASKEALFFSNTSSIPISKLAEASGLEGRLAGFHFYNPPAIQKLVELILPDNASPNLNEVCLELARVLNKTVVYSKDNPGFIGNGHFIPEVLLGLKLADVENQQEELIYFLNQVTEKSLIRPMGIFQLLDYVGLDVASLIIEVMNRFGGDKKAFPKLLKNYLSHSIKGGQNPDGSQKDGIFKYEKSIPVKIYSFKTKGYLPIDEAFKQRATHLYGDLLKAPSWKELSQNKNKEAVLSPYFEKLLEDERNSSLKAKSFLKHSYEVSEELVRSGTAHSLKDVTKVLQLGFYHLYGPDAPFIKALASLKDKEIVK is encoded by the coding sequence ATGTCTATAAAATTGCCTAACTCGGCTTGCGTGATTGGAGCTTCCGGAAAAATGGGTTCCGGAATTGCCTTTCTGCTTCTTAAATATCTAAATGAAAAAGCGGTAAAGGAAAAGGTTCCGACAAGCTTAATTCTTGTAGATAAAGATGAAGCTCTTTTTCCCAAAACAAAAGAGTACCTCCGCTCGCAAATCAAAAAAGAAGCGGAAAGGCAAATTGTGTATTTACGCACCTTGTATGCAGAAGAAGAATCTTTAATTAGTAATGAAGAGATCATTCAGCATCATGTGCAAGCAGCCTTAGATCGCGTTCGATTTGCCTTAAATTATGATGAAGCTAAAAATGTAACCTTATTCTTTGAAGCCATCTTTGAAGATTTTGAATTAAAGTGTGAGCTATTTAAACAGTTAAATAAAATAGCCTCAAAAGAAGCCTTATTTTTTTCAAACACATCCTCAATCCCGATTTCAAAATTAGCGGAAGCTTCCGGTTTAGAAGGCAGACTTGCCGGGTTTCATTTTTATAACCCCCCTGCTATTCAAAAATTAGTAGAGTTAATTTTACCGGATAACGCAAGCCCGAATCTTAATGAAGTTTGCCTAGAGCTTGCTAGGGTTTTAAACAAAACTGTTGTGTATTCAAAAGATAATCCGGGCTTTATAGGCAATGGCCATTTTATTCCGGAAGTGCTTCTTGGGCTTAAGCTTGCCGATGTCGAAAACCAGCAAGAAGAGTTGATCTATTTTTTAAATCAAGTCACAGAAAAATCTCTTATTCGTCCTATGGGAATCTTTCAGCTTTTAGATTATGTAGGGCTTGATGTCGCCTCTCTTATTATAGAAGTGATGAACCGGTTTGGCGGAGATAAAAAAGCCTTTCCAAAACTTCTAAAAAATTACTTATCCCATTCCATAAAAGGGGGGCAAAACCCGGACGGCTCTCAAAAAGACGGCATTTTTAAATATGAAAAATCCATCCCTGTAAAAATATATTCTTTTAAAACAAAGGGGTATCTGCCAATTGATGAAGCCTTTAAACAAAGAGCGACTCATCTCTACGGAGATCTTTTGAAGGCTCCTTCTTGGAAGGAGCTATCTCAAAATAAAAATAAAGAAGCAGTTTTATCTCCCTATTTTGAAAAGCTTTTAGAAGATGAAAGAAATAGCTCTCTAAAAGCAAAATCTTTTTTAAAACATTCCTATGAAGTTTCAGAAGAACTTGTAAGATCGGGAACCGCACATTCCTTGAAAGATGTTACCAAAGTTCTGCAACTTGGGTTTTACCACCTCTATGGTCCGGATGCCCCTTTTATTAAAGCCTTAGCAAGCCTAAAAGATAAGGAGATCGTAAAATGA
- a CDS encoding thiolase C-terminal domain-containing protein has product MSAFRKKVYAALGYNTVFMGPGRPEFNPNEKMRGFEEYLIETAKGSLQGKNLSIDEGIIGSFMSGKFLNQGNLPGFLPFMIESLRGKPCTAVEGACGTGGRAIAMGLRSILSDLSNTTFVAGFEMQNGVKSVYGSDILAGAAYYKHERKRGDAYFFPGIFDKKAARYFELYGEKRAREAMAEWYRLAILSARENPKAQEYYNKVEDLISLGLTKPDKDKFLPNLNPFDCSKISDGASSLILFSEEGLAKAGIPKTEAIEIVSIGEAENAITEKAEEESVLDATKLAVKKALDKAKLTINDIGVLEIHDCFTITALLAFEAIGFAKQGGAPDFILEGHTKTGGKIPTNLSGGLIGFGHPTGATGVRQLVDLEQLLTQKAPRKVAFKSPYGMMISMGGNDKTVTCLIVKSAE; this is encoded by the coding sequence ATGAGCGCTTTTAGAAAAAAGGTTTATGCAGCTCTTGGGTATAATACAGTATTTATGGGCCCTGGAAGACCGGAATTTAACCCGAATGAAAAAATGAGGGGCTTTGAAGAGTACCTAATTGAGACCGCCAAGGGTTCGCTTCAAGGAAAAAATCTTTCTATCGATGAAGGCATTATCGGCAGTTTTATGTCAGGAAAATTTTTAAATCAAGGCAACTTGCCCGGATTTCTTCCCTTTATGATAGAAAGCTTGCGAGGAAAACCTTGCACAGCTGTTGAAGGCGCTTGCGGAACAGGCGGGAGGGCAATTGCGATGGGTTTAAGAAGCATTCTTTCTGATCTATCCAACACCACCTTTGTGGCAGGTTTTGAGATGCAAAACGGAGTTAAGTCGGTGTATGGCTCAGATATTTTAGCAGGAGCGGCTTACTACAAGCATGAGCGTAAAAGAGGCGATGCTTATTTTTTTCCCGGAATTTTTGATAAAAAAGCGGCACGCTATTTCGAACTCTATGGGGAAAAAAGAGCAAGAGAAGCTATGGCAGAGTGGTATCGTTTAGCTATTCTCTCGGCAAGAGAAAATCCAAAGGCTCAAGAATACTATAACAAAGTGGAAGATCTTATTTCACTTGGACTGACAAAGCCTGATAAAGATAAATTCTTACCAAATTTGAATCCTTTCGATTGTTCCAAAATAAGTGATGGAGCTTCTTCTTTAATTCTTTTTTCAGAAGAAGGCTTGGCAAAAGCCGGCATTCCAAAAACTGAAGCTATTGAAATTGTCTCTATTGGAGAAGCAGAAAATGCCATTACAGAGAAAGCTGAAGAAGAATCCGTATTAGATGCGACTAAGCTTGCCGTAAAAAAAGCGTTAGATAAGGCAAAACTTACAATTAACGATATCGGAGTGCTTGAAATTCATGATTGCTTTACCATAACCGCTCTTTTGGCTTTTGAAGCGATTGGCTTTGCAAAACAAGGCGGCGCTCCTGATTTTATTTTAGAAGGCCATACTAAAACCGGAGGAAAAATACCGACTAATCTATCCGGCGGCCTTATAGGTTTTGGCCATCCAACTGGAGCCACAGGAGTTCGGCAACTGGTAGACTTAGAGCAATTGCTGACTCAAAAAGCTCCAAGAAAAGTGGCTTTTAAATCCCCTTATGGCATGATGATTAGCATGGGCGGCAACGATAAAACCGTCACCTGTTTGATTGTTAAAAGCGCTGAATAA
- a CDS encoding isocitrate lyase/phosphoenolpyruvate mutase family protein, with translation MEKKDGRFLKALKMERPLQIIGVPNALSARMAEKAGYKAIYLSGSLISGLLHALPDLGILDFKEFLFQAEKITDSTDVPLLLDIDTGFGGPLFIERVAKKLTQAKVAAVHIEDQIVEKKCGHLEGKKVISSKEMGQKIKALKEGSASSDFFIVARTDALNLEPFENVVLRCRHYIESGADMIFLEAARDLKTYSDFKKACPAFLLANLTEFGKTPLFKKEDLAKSGVDAILYPLTLMRLMNKTVEKSLKWLKENESQESLVDQMQTRKEFYELIEYEDYEKRSYLK, from the coding sequence ATGGAAAAAAAAGACGGACGTTTTCTTAAAGCTTTAAAAATGGAAAGGCCGCTTCAAATTATAGGCGTCCCTAACGCTTTGTCTGCCCGCATGGCAGAAAAAGCGGGCTATAAAGCCATTTATTTGTCAGGCTCTTTAATATCCGGGCTATTGCATGCGCTTCCGGATCTTGGCATCCTTGATTTTAAAGAATTTCTTTTTCAAGCTGAAAAAATTACCGATAGCACTGACGTGCCGCTTCTTCTTGATATCGATACCGGTTTTGGTGGACCTCTTTTTATTGAACGGGTGGCCAAAAAATTGACTCAAGCAAAAGTTGCAGCCGTTCACATAGAAGATCAGATTGTTGAAAAAAAATGCGGCCATCTTGAAGGAAAAAAGGTCATCTCTTCCAAAGAGATGGGACAGAAAATAAAAGCTTTGAAAGAAGGGTCCGCTTCATCTGATTTTTTTATTGTGGCGCGAACCGACGCTTTGAATCTTGAGCCTTTTGAAAACGTCGTTCTGCGTTGCCGGCATTATATAGAGTCCGGCGCCGATATGATATTCCTGGAAGCTGCAAGAGATCTTAAAACTTATTCCGACTTTAAAAAAGCATGTCCCGCCTTTCTTTTGGCCAATTTAACCGAATTTGGAAAAACTCCGCTTTTTAAAAAAGAAGACCTAGCTAAATCCGGAGTCGATGCCATTTTATACCCCCTTACACTCATGCGATTAATGAATAAAACCGTTGAAAAAAGCTTGAAATGGTTAAAAGAAAATGAGAGTCAAGAAAGCTTGGTAGACCAAATGCAAACTCGAAAAGAATTCTATGAGTTAATTGAATACGAAGATTATGAAAAGAGAAGCTATTTAAAGTAA